AATCGGCTGTGGTCCAACCGGTCGAACGTGATGCTGGAGATCGAGGAGGACAGCCTTGGCCAGCACGACTACCTGCTCACCCCGTGCAGCGAGGATACGTTCCGGCACTTCTATCCGGACAAGCCGGTGCACCGGGGCTGCTTCGGCAACTTGGCCGAGGCGCTGGCGCACTACGGTATCGAGCGCGACGCGATCCCGACCGCGTTCAACATCTTCATGAACGTGCCGGTCGATGGCGGCACGGGCGGGCTCTCGGTCGATCCGCCCGCGAGCCAGCCGGGCGAGGCGGTGCGCTTCCGCGCGCATATGGACCTGGTGATCGGGCTGACCGCCTGTTCGGCCTATGCTTCGAACGGGGGCAGCTTCAAGCCGATCCATTACCGGGTCGAAGAATAGGCCTCCACAGCTGAAACCCTGCCGTCACCCCGGGCCTGACCCGGGGTCGGTGCTTCTTGAAACTGCCCTGGGGTAAAAAGTGAAGCACCACCCCGGATCAAGTCCGCGGTGACGGTGGAGGTGGCAGGAGTTGCGCCCGCCCGTCGCGAAGCGTAAATGCGCGCTTCGCATGAAACCCACGACTCCTCCCAAGACCTACCGGGTCAAAAGCTTCGGCTGCCAGATGAACGTCTATGATGGCGAGCGGATGGGCGAGCTCCTCGCCGCGCAGGGCATTACGCCCGCGCCAGAGGGCGAGGACGCCGATCTGGTGGTGCTCAACACCTGCCATATCCGCGAAAAGGCGACCGAGAAGGTCTATTCCGACATCGGACGGCTCCGGCGCGAGGATGGCACATCGCCGCTGATCGCGGTCGCGGGCTGCGTCGCCCAGGCGGAGGGCGAGGAGATCATGGCCCGCGCGCCCGCCGTCTCGATGGTGGTGGGCCCGCAGGCGTACCAGAACCTTCCGGCGATGCTCGAACGCGCGGTGTCCGGCCAGCGCAGCACCGAGATGGACCTTGCCGCCGAAGCCAAGTTCGCCAGCCTCCCGCAGCGGCGAACCGCCCCCCCGGCGGCGTTCCTCACCATCCAGGAAGGGTGCGACAAGTTCTGCACCTATTGCGTCGTGCCCTACACCCGCGGCGCAGAGATCAGCCGTCCCTTCGCCGAACTGGTCGCCGAGGCGCAAAGGCTGGTCGAAGGCGGGGCGCGCGAGATCACCCTGCTCGGCCAGAACGTATCCGCTTGGAGCGGCGAGGACGCGAAGGGCCATCGCACCGGGCTCGCCGGGCTGGTCCGCGAGCTGGCGAAAATCGACGGGCTGGCGCGCATCCGCTACACCACCAGCCACCCGGCAGACATGGACGAAGAGATCATCGCCGCGCATGGCGAGATCGACAAGCTGATGCCCTTCCTCCACCTGCCGGTGCAGGCGGGCAATAACCGCGTGCTCAAGGCCATGAACCGCAGCCACACGGTCGAGAGCTACCTCAGGCTGCTCGAACGCTTCCGCGCCGCGCGGCCCGATCTGGCGCTGTCGGGCGATTTCATCGTCGGCTTCCCGGGCGAGACCGAGGCCGAGTTCGAGGATACGCTGAAGGTGGTGGACGAGGTCGGCTACGCCCAGGCGTTCAGCTTCAAATATTCGCCCCGCCCCGGCACCCCTGCGGCAGGGATGGAAGGGCAGGTCGCGCCCAAGGTGCTGAAAGACCGGCTCAAGCGCCTTCAGGACCGCCTCAACCGCGACCAGCACGCCTTCAACACCGCCAGCGTGGGCCGCACCTGCGAGGTGCTGGTCGAACGCAAGGGCAAGCTGCCGGGCCAGTGGCTCGGCAAGTCGCCCTGGCTGCAATCAGTGCATTTCGAAAGCGATGCGGCCATCGGCGATCTGGTGCCGGTCACGCTGACCGAAGCCGGGCCCAATTCGCTGCGCGGGACGGTGCGCGAAAGCGTCGCCGCCTAGTCTGCTGTGTCGCGGAAGGTAGCCGCGACCGCATTGGGCAACCGCGTCGCCGCCGAGTTGGGCGGCAGGCTGTAGAGCGCGGCGAGAAAAGCGCGATCGAACCGCGTGAGCATATCCTCGCCCTCCTCCGCCACGAAAGGATCGAGCACGCTGGCCAGGCCGGTGCTCTCGCTGCGGGAGGTCCGCAATCCCGGGGCGAGCAGACGCATCGTCGCGTGATCGGCGACGCGGGTCAGCTCCATCCCGACGAGACTTTCTATATCGAGGATGACGACGCCGCTCGCCGCGGCGATGCTGTGCGAAAGGCCGACGCGGCGCGAGCGCCCCTGCTTATTGACCGGCCCGCCCCATCGCAGCGGCGAGGCCGAGCCGCCCAGACCCGGCACGGTCGCCATTTGCGGAACGCTGCCCCCTTCGGCAGAGCGCTGCTCCTCGTTGTGCCAATCGAGCACGCGTTCGCCCCGCGAAAGGCGTGCGGCGATACGGTTGCGTTCGGCCTCGGAGATGAGCCAGGGCTGCTCGTCGACGATCCGATCGACCAGCGCTGCCGGATCGTCGACGATCAGCACCAGTGCATTGGCCGTGCAGCCGGGCTTCGCCACTCTCAGCCCCGCCTCGCGCGCATTGGCCTCTATCCGCTGCCTGACGGTCTCGCCTCCCTGAGCTCCCAGACCGGAGACCGACAGACACAGCGGATCAAAGAAACGCACCAGCGGTTCGTCGGAGACGAGCGTCTGGCTCATATTCCGCACCGCCTCGCGCACCTGCGCGGTTGTGCGAGCGGATTCGCCGCGCACGAGGATATCGGTATGCGCCTCCTCGGCATCCTGCTGGCCATTGGCCGGCACAAAGCCTGCGGCAAGCAGGACGGCAGCGATCATCGCAGGAGCACGGCGGACCAAGCGTGGCATGGCGCGATGCTAAGGCAATGATGGCCATCCGCCAATCGGTCTAATTCAGAAGCGGACCGGATTCGACTCGTCCTTGCCGTCTAGGCTCCGCTGCGCCATTCTTGCAGCATGGCCAGAGCGACCATTGGCGAGCGGGCTCGATCTTCGCGGAGCGGGCTTGGAAGAAGGCGTTCCATGCCGGTCGGCTTGTGGCTGCTCGGTGTTTTCACGTTCTCGACCGCCACGCTCGCGCAGGAGCAGGGGGGACGCCCGACCGGGGATGACGCCCCCACCATCATCGTCGAAGGGCAGGTGCAGCGCGGCGAGGATGCCCGCGAACTCGCCGAAGACATCCTACGGCCGGCGCGCGGCGGCGAAGTCATGGAGCGTTTTTATCAACCTTTATGCCCGCGCGTCATCGGCCTCCAGCCTGACGTGGCGCAGGTCCTCGCCGACCGGATATTGGCAAACGCGGCGTCCGCCGGGATCGAGCCGGGCGACGAGGGATGCACTCCAAACGTTCTGGTCGCTTTCGTCGACGACGTGGCGGGCGACCTGGAGGATTTGCTGGAGAACCAGCCGTGGGCTTTCGGAGGATTGAAGAGGTACCAGCGGTCAAGGGTCGCAAACGAGGAAGGGCCCACCCGTGCCTGGCACGTCACGCAGATCGGCGATCGCCACGGCAAGCCGCGCGAAGAGACGCTCCATACCGGCATTCCAGTGGTCAGACGTCCTCCGAATGGCGGCACGCTGATCAAGTTGCCGACCACGGTCCTCATTTCGGCCTCGGTCGTGCTGATCGAACGCAACGCCATCCGGGGCAAGTCGTTGCGGCAGATCGGCGACTTCGCATCGATGCGGGCGCTCCTCCCGGTCGAGGAGACCGCGCAGGGCGCGACCGGCCCGGTCGCGACGATTCTCTCGCTCTTCGTCCTCGCGGACGCCCCGGAAGGGCTGACCGAATTCGACCGGACGTTCCTTGGAACCTATTATTCGGACGACAGATCGGGCCTGCGGACCGGTCTCGCGATCGAGGCGATCGGTCGTGAATTCGGCGAACGCCTCGACGAGGCGGCCGAGACGGAGGACTGAGCGGCAGGACAAGCACGATTCTCGCGACGACGGCGCCCCCTTTCGAGTAAGGGAGCGCCGCGCCGGACATGAGATCGCGAGAGCAGTGGGGAGGATCCTGCCGGTCAGCGGTCTCTCGTCACCAGAAGAAGTTGTCGTAGACCACCAGCACCCTTCCGCTGCGGGTATCGATCAGCAGCACGTCGTTGCCGTAGCGAATCCAGCGCTGGTAGCCGTAGCGCGGCTGCGGGAGATAGTATTCATAGGGGTCGACCCAGTAGCGCTGGCCCCAGAAGACGTTCGCGAACAAGCGTTCGCCAACGCTCAACCGATGGTAGCTATATCCACGCGGCGCGTAATAGGCCCCGCGGCGGAAAGCATAGCGATCGGCTTGGCGATAGGCGCGCCAGTCGCGATAGGCCCGCCGTTGATCGCGGCGGTAATCGCGCCGCGCATCCTGACGGGCATCGCGGCGTGCGTCCTGCCGGGCGTCGCGGTAAGCATCGTGCCGGGCATCCTGGCGAACCTCACGCCGGTCTTCGCGGCGATCCTGCCGCACATCCCGTCGCTCCTCGCGAACCTCACGCCGGTCTTCGCGCCGATCCTGCCGGCGATCCTGCCGAGCCTCGGCGCGGGCTTGGGCGTAGCCCTCGGCCCGCTCCTGCTGACGCAATTCCGGCCCGCGCTGGGCCTGTGCCGCAGCGGGAAGGACAAGCCCTGCGGCGGCCGCCAACATCAATACATTACGCATTACGGTCACTCCTCAAGAATGCCCGCTACCGGGCACGCATTCAGGAATATGACGTCTAACATGAACGAATGAGGATCGATGTCGAGCGGACCGACCGATTTGTTGTCGCGGATTGTATCGGGGTCGCAGAAAGGAGCCCACGACCTGCGATTTCGTCCCGCGACGCCTCCGGCGCATTACACCGACGTGACTTTCCACCGGGTCGCACCACTCACGCTTGCCACGCTTCTCGCGCGCCCTAAACTCGCGACTCGCAATCGCCCTCAAACCCAGGAGACGCATGGGCCGCAGACCAACCCGCGCCGGAGAGCCCCGGCTTTCCCCGCCGCCGCACCCGCAGCGTGAGATACGCCGCGCGAAAGTGGACATGGAGTTCGAGAACCAGTCGCTCCTCGTGCCGCTGTTCGGCCAGTTCGATGCCAATCTGGTGCAGGTCGAAAACCGCCTGTCGGTCTTCATCTCGGCCCGCGGCGACAAGGTGATGATCGAGGGGCCCGAAGATTCGGTCGCCCGCGCGCGCGACGTCCTCCAGGCGATGTACGACCGGCTGGCGCTGGGCCAGGATCTGGACGAGGGCGCGATCGAGGCGATCATCGCGATGACCAACGAGCCCACGCTCGACGGGATCATCAAGGGCCGCAAGCCGGGCGAGGATGGCGCGCCGCCGATCATGATCCGCACCCGGCGCAAGACGATCGTGCCGCGCAGCGCGGTGCAGGCGCATTACATGCGCTCGCTCAGCCGCGACGACATCATCTTTGCGCTCGGCCCGGCAGGTACCGGCAAGACCTACCTCGCGGTCGCGCAGGCGGTCGCCCAGCTGACCAGCGGCAGCGTGCAGCGCCTGATCCTCAGCCGTCCGGCAGTGGAGGCGGGCGAGAAGATCGGCTTCCTGCCCGGCGATATGAAGGAGAAAGTCGATCCCTTCCTGCGCCCGCTCTACGACGCACTGTACGACTGCATGCCGCCCGAACAGGTCGAGCGGCACATCGCCAGCGGCGTGATCGAGATCGCGCCGATCGCCTTCATGCGTGGGCGCACGCTGGCGGACGCCTTCGTGATCCTCGACGAGGCGCAGAACACCACGCGCGAACAGATGAAGATGTTCCTCACCCGCTTCGGCCAGAACGCGCGGATGGTGATCGCGGGCGACCCGCGGCAGGTCGACATCCCCGGCGGCGACCGCATGAGCGGCCTCGTCGACGCGGTCGACAAGCTGGAAGGCATCGAAGGCTTCGGCACGATCCGCTTCACCAGCGCGGACGTGGTGAGGCACCCGATCGTTGGGCGGATCGTGGATGCGTACGAGGGGACGGAGGAGTAGGCCTAAGTGCTGAGGGCAGAGTATCGGAGAGGCTTTGTAGTGGCCTGTTTCCTCGTCTGCGCATTCGCCGCGGTCTTCGTCTTTTCCGGTGAGGAGAGCATTGGGCGAACGAGCAGACTGCTGTACTCGGGTGAAGACCTGACCGCGTTTGGCCTCGTCATTTTCGGTATTGGAATGATCGGAGCGGGGCTTTTTTCTGTATTTTCTTTCCGTGCGGTTCTTGGCCTTCCAGCGATTCTCAGCGACGGTGAGTATCTGCGCTCCTACACGTTTCCATTCTCAAGCACGCCAATCAGCGAAATCGAGACGCTTGAATCGACATCAAAGGATGCCGAGGTTCGACTGAAGGACGGGAGTGTCCGGAAGATCAATGTACGGATGGTCCGCGATCCTGAACTCTTTTTCGACGGACTAAATCTGACTGTTGGTTAGAGAATGCCGCCGCGCTCCCGACAAGAAACTAGCCAATTCGTCACCCCGGACTTGATCCGGGGCGAGGCTATTTCATGTGCATCCCAGCATA
The sequence above is a segment of the Alteriqipengyuania lutimaris genome. Coding sequences within it:
- a CDS encoding DUF1989 domain-containing protein; the encoded protein is MSDVVEIPPRSGTAFVVEAGQAFTVIDPQGTQVSDMVAYSQADVREVMSNGRTFDYEETIHLTTGNRLWSNRSNVMLEIEEDSLGQHDYLLTPCSEDTFRHFYPDKPVHRGCFGNLAEALAHYGIERDAIPTAFNIFMNVPVDGGTGGLSVDPPASQPGEAVRFRAHMDLVIGLTACSAYASNGGSFKPIHYRVEE
- the miaB gene encoding tRNA (N6-isopentenyl adenosine(37)-C2)-methylthiotransferase MiaB gives rise to the protein MKPTTPPKTYRVKSFGCQMNVYDGERMGELLAAQGITPAPEGEDADLVVLNTCHIREKATEKVYSDIGRLRREDGTSPLIAVAGCVAQAEGEEIMARAPAVSMVVGPQAYQNLPAMLERAVSGQRSTEMDLAAEAKFASLPQRRTAPPAAFLTIQEGCDKFCTYCVVPYTRGAEISRPFAELVAEAQRLVEGGAREITLLGQNVSAWSGEDAKGHRTGLAGLVRELAKIDGLARIRYTTSHPADMDEEIIAAHGEIDKLMPFLHLPVQAGNNRVLKAMNRSHTVESYLRLLERFRAARPDLALSGDFIVGFPGETEAEFEDTLKVVDEVGYAQAFSFKYSPRPGTPAAGMEGQVAPKVLKDRLKRLQDRLNRDQHAFNTASVGRTCEVLVERKGKLPGQWLGKSPWLQSVHFESDAAIGDLVPVTLTEAGPNSLRGTVRESVAA
- a CDS encoding RcnB family protein, whose translation is MRNVLMLAAAAGLVLPAAAQAQRGPELRQQERAEGYAQARAEARQDRRQDRREDRREVREERRDVRQDRREDRREVRQDARHDAYRDARQDARRDARQDARRDYRRDQRRAYRDWRAYRQADRYAFRRGAYYAPRGYSYHRLSVGERLFANVFWGQRYWVDPYEYYLPQPRYGYQRWIRYGNDVLLIDTRSGRVLVVYDNFFW
- a CDS encoding PhoH family protein, yielding MGRRPTRAGEPRLSPPPHPQREIRRAKVDMEFENQSLLVPLFGQFDANLVQVENRLSVFISARGDKVMIEGPEDSVARARDVLQAMYDRLALGQDLDEGAIEAIIAMTNEPTLDGIIKGRKPGEDGAPPIMIRTRRKTIVPRSAVQAHYMRSLSRDDIIFALGPAGTGKTYLAVAQAVAQLTSGSVQRLILSRPAVEAGEKIGFLPGDMKEKVDPFLRPLYDALYDCMPPEQVERHIASGVIEIAPIAFMRGRTLADAFVILDEAQNTTREQMKMFLTRFGQNARMVIAGDPRQVDIPGGDRMSGLVDAVDKLEGIEGFGTIRFTSADVVRHPIVGRIVDAYEGTEE